GCGTCTTCCCAGTTTCATCTACTCGCATCGGGTCGCTGTGTTTGATGATCTTTTGGCAATCCGTGCATATGAGTTCACTGACAAACATCACTCAATTCCTTTGAGGGCATCCCATGTAGCTGGATTCGCACCCGCTGATCCGGTCGATGATCCGGGACGGTTCCAGTTCCTGCCTGTTGAATTCTTGGGCGACGAACTCCCACGCGAGCTCGGCATCTGACTTTGCGCTATTTTTCGTGGTCATAATCACTCCTGTTGATAGATTTGATTAACCGGCCCATCACAGGGGCCCGCTCGAAGAGGTGCCACCAAAAGAGGATGACTCTCGCGGTGGCCTCTATGATCTCATCACTGACGCTCCCATCCGGTAACAGATGTGGGGACGGCATGTCGCTTTTGGCGCGGGACACAAGGGAGGATATATTGGTGCCGCAACTGGGACAGCGGATAGAGTGCCCGGGGACAGTTCGAATATCCTTGCCAGCCAGACCGTGCCGCCCAGCGCCAACATCCTGAATGATGTATTCCTCTACCCATACCTGTAAGGCATAATCAAAGCCGTCCTTGGTAATGCCGGAATTGTCGATGCGGTCTGAACTTTCGCGTGTCATGTCTTCTACCAATCTCCCGCAAGACATTGCGTCTGGTCAAATACGTCACGGGTCAGCCACTCTCCACAGCCCGGACAATTGTCGATGGCCTTGAAGTGCTCATCGTAGTAATAGGCCACCGGAGCAATCCCGTTCCACCGATATTCAACCCATATCCGACACCCGCATTTACAAATCTTGATCATACCCATTCTCCAGTTGACATTACTAAGAGCCCTATCCTATACTCATAGCCAGTTGTGCCATAGTGTCTAACGCCATAGACTGGAGGCATAAATGAACTTTGTCTTCAATAAACTCAGCTTTCCCTGCGTTTTGGCGGTGATTTCGTCAATCGGCTTCTTTTCGGACAATCCTGGCATTGGATGGGGTTTTGGTCTCGCATCTTTTGCCGCATTTTTCTTAGCTCTAAAATTGAAGTGATCATCACCCCGATCACTAGAAGCGTCATCGCAATTAAACCTTGTTCTACACTGCTCATCTTACGATCTCCCCTCCGCTTTCTTGGCGATCGCCACGGGGCATATTGCCACGTGCAAGCACATGATCGGCATTTTGGGCTCGCGGCACAGTTGCAGGCACCGGTTTTTCGGCTCTGTGGGTTTGGATTTTGGTTCAATGGTTTGCGTGGTCATCGAGGGTCTCCAACGGATTGGAGTTCTTCTTCAATCTCTTTCTCAGCCAATGAACCAAATGAACTATCAGTTGCTTTGACTGCCTCAGCAATGGCATCTTCCAGGAAGAGCTTTAAGCTCTTCTTTTGGATCGCGGATGCACGCTTGGCTTCCCAGTACCGCTCTTCACTGATTTGAACTGTTTTAACTTCCATCGAGCCCCCAAAATCTGATATACAGAAATAACTTCTATTTAGTACACATCTGAATATAGCACTAAACTTCTGTATTGTCAACATTTTGTTAAAAACTATTGACTTGTATCTGTTTTACTGATATCCTGTTGTTCCAAGAGAAATAAAATATGAAAGGAGGTGAGAATGTGGAGAAAGTGGATCTTAGTAAAGAATCCATAGGCCAGCGAATCAAGAGAGCTCGTCGGTGGATCGATATGACTCAAGGGGAGTTGGCGCAGAAACTGGACCTAAGCCCAAGCGGAATATCGAATATTGAAACTGGAGAGAGAAGGGTTGACCTTGACATGCTGCCAAGGATAGTAGAAGCGACAGGGCAGAGTCTGCTCTATTTTCTCGGGTTGGAACCTTTGAACGAAACACCAGAGGGTTTTGAACGTGGGCCAAGTGGTACATCACTCGATGAGGATGAGGCTGAAGATGTGGCGGCCTGCCTTATTGCTTGATGGAGGCGACGGGCGGATTCGAACCGCCGAATAGAGGTTTTGCAGACCTCCGCCTTAACCACTTGGCCACGTCGCCTAGATTTGCATATGGAGCGGAAGACGAGATTCGAACTCGCGACCTTCTCCTTGGGAGGGAGACGCTCTACCGGACTGAGCTACTTCCGCACTCTTGATGATTGGTGCCGAGGGCGAGACTCGAACTCGCATAGGCTTACGCCCACCACCCCCTCAAGATGGCGTGTCTACCGATTCCACCACCTCGGCTTTTAATCTGGCAGGGGCGGCAGGATTCGAACCCGCGACCTGCGGTTTTGGAGACCGCTGCTCTACCAGCTGAGCTACACCCCTACGAATCTAACTTGGGGTACTTACTACCCCTCGGACACTGATTTGATCACGGATTGATCACGAACTTTCAAACCGCGCTCCAGTTTCTTGACAGCCTCTACTTCCATATCGGGCGTTATATGGCCATAAATGCCCAATGTGGTGCTGATACTGCTGTGGCCCATCATTTGCTGAACCACCTTAATGCTCACGCCTTCCCTTAACAGCTTGCTCGCAAAACTGTGCCGGAGATCATGTAGTCTCAGCTCCGCACAGCCGATCTTCTTCATAATCTTCTTGCAACTGTGTGTCAAGGTGCTTGGCTCAATGGGCGTCCCGTCAATCGCCCCGAATATCAAGCTTGATTCTTTCAATTCTGCCCCAAAGGTGGCCAGTTGCTCCTTCTTCTTATCTTTTAAATTACGCAGCATGACGCACATATTCGGCAGTAACGGAATATTCCGCTTTGATCCCTTTGTCTTGGGTGGTCTGATCACCCACCCCTCCACGGGAATGCGCTGGAGTTGCTGAACCACGCTTAACTGCATGAATTCCAAGTTCACGTCCACCCATCTCAAGCCAAGCAGTTCGCCACGCCTTAAACCGGTGAACAGCAGCAAAGTCAAAGCCTCCCTGAACTGGCTGGCTTCAACCTCTTCCAAGAAGGCATCGATCTGCTGATCAGATAACATTCCCATCTCAGGAGCATGGTATCGGGGAGCGTCCACCCCCGAGCAA
The window above is part of the Dehalococcoidia bacterium genome. Proteins encoded here:
- a CDS encoding helix-turn-helix transcriptional regulator; its protein translation is MEKVDLSKESIGQRIKRARRWIDMTQGELAQKLDLSPSGISNIETGERRVDLDMLPRIVEATGQSLLYFLGLEPLNETPEGFERGPSGTSLDEDEAEDVAACLIA
- a CDS encoding tyrosine-type recombinase/integrase, which codes for MATGSLKKRAKGSWTARFDVPDPITGQRKQRTMTIHGTKTEAEKALREMLANMDAGIFIKSSRLTMAEYLRDWLKGYAPSLSPATHRGYRTIVEFHLIPKIGAVPLQQLHPSQINKMYGEIIETGASVKTAKNVHAVLRRALNAAVKQNLLARNPCSGVDAPRYHAPEMGMLSDQQIDAFLEEVEASQFREALTLLLFTGLRRGELLGLRWVDVNLEFMQLSVVQQLQRIPVEGWVIRPPKTKGSKRNIPLLPNMCVMLRNLKDKKKEQLATFGAELKESSLIFGAIDGTPIEPSTLTHSCKKIMKKIGCAELRLHDLRHSFASKLLREGVSIKVVQQMMGHSSISTTLGIYGHITPDMEVEAVKKLERGLKVRDQSVIKSVSEG